A genome region from Columba livia isolate bColLiv1 breed racing homer chromosome 2, bColLiv1.pat.W.v2, whole genome shotgun sequence includes the following:
- the STAM gene encoding signal transducing adapter molecule 1 isoform X1 produces MPLFATNPFDQDVEKATSEMNTAEDWGLILDICDKVGQSRTGPKDCLRSIMKRVNHKDPHVAMQALTLLGACVSNCGKIFHLEVCSRDFASEVSNVLNKGHPKVCEKLKALMVEWTDEFKNDPQLSLISAMIKNLKEQGVTFPAIGSQAAEQAKASPALVAKDPGTVANKKEEEDLAKAIELSLKEQRQQQTTLSSLYPSTSSLLTNHKHEGRKVRAIYDFEAAEDNELTFKAGELITILDDSDPNWWKGETHQGIGLFPSNFVTADLSAEPEMMKAEKKTVQFSDEVQVETIEPEPEPVYIDEDKMDQLLQMLQSADPSDDQPDLPELLHLEAMCHQMGPLIDEKLEDIDRKHSELSELNVKAMEALSLYNKLMNEDPMYSMYAKLQNQQYYMQSSGVSGSQVYPGQPQSNAYLVAGSAQMGPIQGYNLPPEQLPSLSQGTVTPSASSVLPAQPAQTSYTNAMVGSVAGNTYSSQAPVYSPPPATVDVAAYQNAGTSMSQVPNYNLASPALPQTAGSQQPPPQQPQPAPPPQPQHSYSQKALL; encoded by the exons GCCTAAGGACTGTCTGCGTTCTATTATGAAGAGAGTGAATCATAAAGATCCTCATGTTGCTATGCAAGCCTTAACA cttCTAGGAGCATGTGTATCAAACTGTGGTAAAATCTTTCATTTAGAAGTCTGTTCAAGAGATTTTGCCAGTGAAGTAAGCAATGTGTTGAATAAG GGTCATCCAAAAGTTTGTGAAAAGCTGAAAGCCCTTATGGTGGAATGGACTGATGAATTCAAGAATGATCCACAGCTTAGTTTAATATCTGCTATGATAAAAAATCTTAAGGAGCAAGGAGTTACTTTCCCAGCTATTGGTTCACAG GCCGCTGAACAGGCAAAAGCAAGTCCAGCTCTGGTTGCCAAAGATCCTGGTACAGTCGCcaacaaaaaggaagaggaagatttAGCTAAAG CTATCGAACTGTCACTAAAAGAACAAAGGCAACAGCAAACAACACTTTCCAGTTTGTATCCGAGCACCTCAAGCCTTTTAACAAATCACAAGCATGAGGGCCGCAAGGTTCGTGCAATCTATGATTTTGAGGCTGCAGAAGACAACGAGTTAACTTTTAAAGCTGGAGAACTTATAACTATCCTTGATGACAG tGATCCAAATTGGTGGAAAGGTGAAACTCATCAAGGTATAGGATTGTTTCCATCTAATTTTGTAACAGCTGATCTTTCTGCTGAGCCAGAAATGA TGaaagctgagaagaaaacagtGCAGTTCAGTGATGAAGTTCAAGTAGAAACAATAGAACCTGAGCCTGAACCAGTTTACATTGATGAA GATAAAATGGACCAACTCTTGCAGATGCTACAAAGTGCAGATCCGTCTGATGACCAGCCAGACCTCCCAGAATTGCTTCATCTTGAGG CCATGTGCCACCAGATGGGACCTCTCATAGATGAAAAGTTGGAAGATATAGAcag gAAGCATTCAGAACTTTCAGAGCTCAATGTTAAAGCAATGGAGGCTCTTTCCTTGTATAACAAATTGATGAATGAAGACCCTATGTATTCCATGTATGCAAAACTACAAAACCAACAGTATTACATGCAGTCGTCTGGGGTTTCTGGCTCTCAG GTTTATCCGGGACAACCTCAAAGCAACGCGTATTTGGTGGCAGGGAGTGCACAGATGGGCCCTATTCAAGGCTACAACCTTCCTCCGGAGCAGCTCCCTTCTCTCAGCCAAGGCACCGTGACACCATCTGCCAGCTCAGTACTGCCTGCTCAGCCTGCACAGACGTCTTACACAAA tgcaatGGTTGGCTCTGTTGCTGGAAATACTTACTCTAGCCAGGCTCCAGTGTATAGTCCGCCACCCGCTACTGTTGATGTTGCTGCTTATCAGAATGCTGGAACTAGTATGTCCCAGGTGCCAAACTATAACTTAGCGTCCCCAGCTCTGCCGCAGACAGCGGGCAGTCAACAGCCACCTCCACAGCAACCACAGCCTGCGCCACCTCCACAGCCACAGCATAGTTACTCACAGAAGGCTCTGCTATAG
- the STAM gene encoding signal transducing adapter molecule 1 isoform X2, translating into MNTAEDWGLILDICDKVGQSRTGPKDCLRSIMKRVNHKDPHVAMQALTLLGACVSNCGKIFHLEVCSRDFASEVSNVLNKGHPKVCEKLKALMVEWTDEFKNDPQLSLISAMIKNLKEQGVTFPAIGSQAAEQAKASPALVAKDPGTVANKKEEEDLAKAIELSLKEQRQQQTTLSSLYPSTSSLLTNHKHEGRKVRAIYDFEAAEDNELTFKAGELITILDDSDPNWWKGETHQGIGLFPSNFVTADLSAEPEMMKAEKKTVQFSDEVQVETIEPEPEPVYIDEDKMDQLLQMLQSADPSDDQPDLPELLHLEAMCHQMGPLIDEKLEDIDRKHSELSELNVKAMEALSLYNKLMNEDPMYSMYAKLQNQQYYMQSSGVSGSQVYPGQPQSNAYLVAGSAQMGPIQGYNLPPEQLPSLSQGTVTPSASSVLPAQPAQTSYTNAMVGSVAGNTYSSQAPVYSPPPATVDVAAYQNAGTSMSQVPNYNLASPALPQTAGSQQPPPQQPQPAPPPQPQHSYSQKALL; encoded by the exons GCCTAAGGACTGTCTGCGTTCTATTATGAAGAGAGTGAATCATAAAGATCCTCATGTTGCTATGCAAGCCTTAACA cttCTAGGAGCATGTGTATCAAACTGTGGTAAAATCTTTCATTTAGAAGTCTGTTCAAGAGATTTTGCCAGTGAAGTAAGCAATGTGTTGAATAAG GGTCATCCAAAAGTTTGTGAAAAGCTGAAAGCCCTTATGGTGGAATGGACTGATGAATTCAAGAATGATCCACAGCTTAGTTTAATATCTGCTATGATAAAAAATCTTAAGGAGCAAGGAGTTACTTTCCCAGCTATTGGTTCACAG GCCGCTGAACAGGCAAAAGCAAGTCCAGCTCTGGTTGCCAAAGATCCTGGTACAGTCGCcaacaaaaaggaagaggaagatttAGCTAAAG CTATCGAACTGTCACTAAAAGAACAAAGGCAACAGCAAACAACACTTTCCAGTTTGTATCCGAGCACCTCAAGCCTTTTAACAAATCACAAGCATGAGGGCCGCAAGGTTCGTGCAATCTATGATTTTGAGGCTGCAGAAGACAACGAGTTAACTTTTAAAGCTGGAGAACTTATAACTATCCTTGATGACAG tGATCCAAATTGGTGGAAAGGTGAAACTCATCAAGGTATAGGATTGTTTCCATCTAATTTTGTAACAGCTGATCTTTCTGCTGAGCCAGAAATGA TGaaagctgagaagaaaacagtGCAGTTCAGTGATGAAGTTCAAGTAGAAACAATAGAACCTGAGCCTGAACCAGTTTACATTGATGAA GATAAAATGGACCAACTCTTGCAGATGCTACAAAGTGCAGATCCGTCTGATGACCAGCCAGACCTCCCAGAATTGCTTCATCTTGAGG CCATGTGCCACCAGATGGGACCTCTCATAGATGAAAAGTTGGAAGATATAGAcag gAAGCATTCAGAACTTTCAGAGCTCAATGTTAAAGCAATGGAGGCTCTTTCCTTGTATAACAAATTGATGAATGAAGACCCTATGTATTCCATGTATGCAAAACTACAAAACCAACAGTATTACATGCAGTCGTCTGGGGTTTCTGGCTCTCAG GTTTATCCGGGACAACCTCAAAGCAACGCGTATTTGGTGGCAGGGAGTGCACAGATGGGCCCTATTCAAGGCTACAACCTTCCTCCGGAGCAGCTCCCTTCTCTCAGCCAAGGCACCGTGACACCATCTGCCAGCTCAGTACTGCCTGCTCAGCCTGCACAGACGTCTTACACAAA tgcaatGGTTGGCTCTGTTGCTGGAAATACTTACTCTAGCCAGGCTCCAGTGTATAGTCCGCCACCCGCTACTGTTGATGTTGCTGCTTATCAGAATGCTGGAACTAGTATGTCCCAGGTGCCAAACTATAACTTAGCGTCCCCAGCTCTGCCGCAGACAGCGGGCAGTCAACAGCCACCTCCACAGCAACCACAGCCTGCGCCACCTCCACAGCCACAGCATAGTTACTCACAGAAGGCTCTGCTATAG